The nucleotide sequence AAAGCTTCTGACAGCGAAAACGTTTCCAAACTTTTGAAAATGATCACTCTGAAACCAATGCCAAACAAGAATGCAAAATTCGTTTGTACGACCGTGGTTTACACTCCGACAGGCGAAGAGTGGGTGTTCAATGGAGAGATGAAAGGCACGATTGCTTCCAAACCTGCAGGCTTGCACGGCTTTGGTTATGATCCGGTCTTTATCCCGGAAGGCCAGACTCAAACGCTGGCGGAGCTGGGTACGGGCTATAAGAGCCTGCTTTCGCACAGAGCGATGGCTTTAAAAGCCTTCCTGGAAAAATTGAATCAGACTCAAGGCTAATTAAAAGGGAACCCGCAAGGTTCCCTTTTTTATTTGCTTATTTCGCAAGCATCAACGATACTGTCTTTAACACACCCGACAAGGAGGGCCTATGATTGTAACAACTTTTATCGCTAAAGCCGCTCTCCTTGCGTCTTTCTAGTTTTTTCATTCTTAAAACTTAAGTTCGCCAAGAGAGCTCCTGAATTTTAATTTTATTCAATGGAGTTATCCGTGACTAATTCATCAATCCTTCCCGCTTGGGGATGGAACGCGCTTTTGCAGGCGCAAATCGAACTTCGACCTCTGACATCAGGCGAAGTCGTTGGACGTATTATTAATCAAGAACGCGAAATGTACCGCGTGGTGTTCTTTAAAAACGACCACGAAGGCAAAGCCCTGGCTCAGCTTTCAGGAAAATTTCGCTATAACCATTCTGATCTGAATCTGGAATACCCTGGTGTGGGTGACTGGGTGATCTGCGAGCTGCATTCCCATGACGAGCACGCCGTGATTCACGAAGTTCTTTCGCGCCACAGCTGCTTTTACCGCAAGGAACCCGGCAGCGGGGCCCGAGCCCAGATCGTAGCCGCGAACGTGGATGTGATCTTTGTGGCTGTATCTGCCAATCAGGATTTCAACCTGAAGCGCCTGGATCGCTATATGAGCCTTGCGTGGGAATCAAATGCTTCGCCGGTCATCGTTCTGACCAAGGCTGACTTGGCCGAAGACCTTGAAGGCCTTATCGCCGAAGTGGAGGACCGCCACCCGGCAGTCCCCGTGCACGCCGTGAGTGCTTTGGATCCCCAAACCCTGGAACCGCTGAAGACTCACCTGCTGCCCGGAAAGACCGTGGTGCTTTTAGGGTCTTCGGGGGTTGGGAAATCGACTTTGGGAAATCTGCTTTTGGAAAAAGAACAGATCAAAACCCAGGGCATCCGCGAGGACGACGACAAGGGTAAACACACGACCACTTCAAGGTCCTTGTATCAGCTTCCCTCTGGCGCCCTTTTGATGGACACGCCGGGCATGCGGGAATTGGGGCTTTTGGATCACCGCGAGGGCTTTGAGAACCTTTTTGACGACATCCTGGAACTGGCGACCCATTGCCGGTTTAAGGACTGCCAGCATCAGACCGAACCAGGCTGCGCCGTACAGGCGGGGTTGGCTTCGGGGGAACTGGAGGCGGAACGTTGGGAAAGTTTTCAAAATCTGGAGCGGGAGCTGCGTTATTTTGAGCGCAAAACCGACCCGGAAAAAGCCCGGGAGGAGCGCCAGAAATGGAAGAAAATCACGCAAGGACTGCGAGTCCGCGTAAAACAGAAATCCAGAGGGGAAATCTAGGTATTTCCCACGGCAAAGGGGGTCAAAAAAGACCCCCTTTTCGTTGGACAAAATCAGGACCCCTTGCTAGCTTCCTTTAAACGCACTTTTGACTCAGGAGACTACGAGTGATGAAGGGCCTAAAGATCTTTTCCGCCAATGCCAATCCCACATTAGCCAAGAAAGTAGCCGAAGCCGCTGGAGTTGAGCTCGGATACTGTGAAGTCAGCAGTTTTGCTGATGGCGAAATCCAAGTTGAAATACATGAGAGCGTCCGCGGGCAACACGTGTTTGTTGTCCAAAGCACCTGCCCTCCTGTAAATCAAAACTACATGGAGCTGTTTGTGATGCTCGATGCCCTTCGCCGGGCCTCGGCCGCCTCCATCACCGCCGTGATTCCTTATTACGGTTATGCCCGCCAGGATCGAAAAGTGGCCCCGCGCGCCCCTATTTCGGCCAAATTGATGGCGGACCTGATCACGACGGCCGGCGCCGATCGTGTGGTGTCCGTGGACCTGCACGCGGCCCAAATCCAAGGTTTCTTCAATGTTCCGGTGGACCACTTGTTCGCTATTCCGACTTTGGCTCGCGCTTGGCGAGATGCCTACGGCCAGGGCTCTGAATTTGTTGCGGTGAGTCCAGATGCCGGCGGGGTTGAAAGAACCCGCGCCTTTGCCAAGAGAATTGAGTCCTCCATGGCGATCATCGATAAACGCCGTTCCGGCCCAAATGAGGCTAAAGCCCTGCACCTGATTGGGGATGTGACTGGTAAAACGGCCGTCATCGTGGACGATATGATCGATACGGCGGGAACTCTTACACAAGCAGTTGACAGCCTGTATAAGAATGGGGCAAAACGTGTGTTCGCCGTTGCAACCCACCCTGTTTTGTCAGGTCCTGCGATCAATCGCCTGAAGGAAAGCCCTATTGAAAAAGTATGGGTCACCGACACGATCCCGCTGTCTGAAGCGGCGAAAAACTGCGGAAAAATTGAAGTGGTTTCAGTAGCTCCGGTTCTGGCCGAAGCCATGAAACGAATCCACGGCAACGACTCCGTAAGTTCATTGTTTGACTAAGCGGCCTCGGCCGACAGAGCTGAAGCGCCGAAAGGCGCGCAAGCTGAAGTAGAAAACTTAACCCATCATTTGATGGATATTATTAACTTCCTCTATTGGACTAGAAGGATAAAAAATGAAAAACAGAATCGACCTAACAGTTGAAGCTCGTGAAACTGGTAAACACAACAGCCGTGGCCTGCGCGTAAGCCGCAACGTTCCTGCTGTAATCTACGGAGCTGTGTCTCCAATCAACGTATCCGTTGGTGAAAAAGAAATCGTTAAGTACAACACTCGTGCTTACGAGAATGCTCTTTTCAACTTGAAATCTTCTGACAAGAACGCAAACGGTATCGTTGTTCTTATCAAATCCGTAGACGTACACCCACTTTCTCGTCGTCCACAACACGTTGACTTCTTCGCTTTGGATCTGAAAAAAGCGGTTCGCGTTAACGTTGAAGTTCGTCTTGAAGGTAAAGCTATCGGTCTTTCTGAAGGCGGTCTGTTGAACGTTGTTCTTCGTTCCGTTGAGGTTGAGTGCTTGCCAACTGAAATCCCTGAGTTCTTCACTGCTGACATCTCTAACTTGGCAGTTGGTGACGCT is from Bdellovibrio bacteriovorus str. Tiberius and encodes:
- the rdgB gene encoding RdgB/HAM1 family non-canonical purine NTP pyrophosphatase — encoded protein: MELWIATGNKGKLAEYKQLLRELPDLKVFSQGDIASFTPRPEDGKTFEDNARIKAKTLRAVKNNVWVLGEDAGLVVEGLNGLPGIHSARYAGPKASDSENVSKLLKMITLKPMPNKNAKFVCTTVVYTPTGEEWVFNGEMKGTIASKPAGLHGFGYDPVFIPEGQTQTLAELGTGYKSLLSHRAMALKAFLEKLNQTQG
- the rsgA gene encoding ribosome small subunit-dependent GTPase A: MTNSSILPAWGWNALLQAQIELRPLTSGEVVGRIINQEREMYRVVFFKNDHEGKALAQLSGKFRYNHSDLNLEYPGVGDWVICELHSHDEHAVIHEVLSRHSCFYRKEPGSGARAQIVAANVDVIFVAVSANQDFNLKRLDRYMSLAWESNASPVIVLTKADLAEDLEGLIAEVEDRHPAVPVHAVSALDPQTLEPLKTHLLPGKTVVLLGSSGVGKSTLGNLLLEKEQIKTQGIREDDDKGKHTTTSRSLYQLPSGALLMDTPGMRELGLLDHREGFENLFDDILELATHCRFKDCQHQTEPGCAVQAGLASGELEAERWESFQNLERELRYFERKTDPEKAREERQKWKKITQGLRVRVKQKSRGEI
- a CDS encoding ribose-phosphate diphosphokinase gives rise to the protein MKGLKIFSANANPTLAKKVAEAAGVELGYCEVSSFADGEIQVEIHESVRGQHVFVVQSTCPPVNQNYMELFVMLDALRRASAASITAVIPYYGYARQDRKVAPRAPISAKLMADLITTAGADRVVSVDLHAAQIQGFFNVPVDHLFAIPTLARAWRDAYGQGSEFVAVSPDAGGVERTRAFAKRIESSMAIIDKRRSGPNEAKALHLIGDVTGKTAVIVDDMIDTAGTLTQAVDSLYKNGAKRVFAVATHPVLSGPAINRLKESPIEKVWVTDTIPLSEAAKNCGKIEVVSVAPVLAEAMKRIHGNDSVSSLFD
- a CDS encoding 50S ribosomal protein L25 — protein: MKNRIDLTVEARETGKHNSRGLRVSRNVPAVIYGAVSPINVSVGEKEIVKYNTRAYENALFNLKSSDKNANGIVVLIKSVDVHPLSRRPQHVDFFALDLKKAVRVNVEVRLEGKAIGLSEGGLLNVVLRSVEVECLPTEIPEFFTADISNLAVGDALHVSDIKTAGSVKMITGAEQTVAVVNAQEEEAAAAPAAAAAPAAAAPAAAKAPAAKK